Proteins from one Falco cherrug isolate bFalChe1 chromosome 7, bFalChe1.pri, whole genome shotgun sequence genomic window:
- the GPR132 gene encoding probable G-protein coupled receptor 132 isoform X2, whose translation MQWPGPEDSSLDRAERQEKGTPAGKRIMENCTDANNNSACEGIPYKDSKTLLVAVYSIVFAIGLPANCLTSLLTFVQIQRNKVIAIYIFSLSLCELMYLSTLPLWIIYVQDEHQWNMGVKACRITGFIFFCNIYISILLLCCISVDRYVALVYALESRGRRGQKKATIIVCILFAVVAIIHTPVFYMEDYSQYSNKKTCFETLPLDIKLASFSFARFLFGFAIPFTILIFTNYKIFQSTKTSSSLTCRQKAKVKYLAIAIIVIFLICFAPYHVVLLIRSIYFMFHQNCSCPFEKDVYSIFTVFLCLATANSIADPIIYVLVSENVRKDFYRSLRRWRLNSSRLNSSINYKSDSIKCRMSKESPEGGLREENKERPASSDIQKTCNSGKDQEDGR comes from the exons ATGCAGTGGCCAGGGCCAGAAGACTCTTCCTTGGACAGGGCAGAAAGGCAGGAGAAG GGAACAccagctggaaaaagaataatGGAAAATTGTACAGACGCAAATAATAACTCTGCTTGCGAAGGAATTCCCTACAAAGACAGCAAGACACTTCTGGTTGCAGTTTACAGCATCGTTTTTGCCATAGGCCTTCCAGCAAATTGCTTAACTTCCCTGCTTACATTTGTACAAATCCAAAGGAATAAAGTAATTGCCATCTACATTTTCAGTTTATCATTGTGTGAGCTGATGTATTTAAGTACCTTGCCTCTCTGGATTATCTACGTGCAAGATGAGCACCAGTGGAATATGGGTGTAAAGGCTTGCAGAATAACAGGATTCATCTTCTTCTGCAACATATACATCAGCATTCTGcttttgtgctgcatttctgtGGATCGTTACGTGGCACTGGTGTATGCTCTGGAATCAAGGGGGAGAAGAGGACAGAAGAAGGCAACCATAATAGTGTGTATTCTCTTCGCTGTGGTTGCAATAATCCACACTCCAGTATTTTACATGGAAGATTACTCACAATACAGTAATAAGAAAACCTGCTTTGAGACTTTGCCCCTTGACATAAAATTGGCTTCTTTCAGCTTTGCTAGATTCCTATTTGGATTTGCCATACCTTTCACAATCCTCATTTTCACAAActacaaaattttccaaagtaCAAAAACGAGCAGCAGCTTGACTTGTCGCCAAAAAGCCAAAGTGAAGTACCTGGCTATCGCCATTATTGTCATTTTCCTGATCTGTTTTGCTCCCTACCATGTGGTACTCTTAATAAGATCCATATACTTTATGTTTCATCAAAATTGCTCATGTCCATTTGAAAAAGATGTATATTCAatttttacagtgtttctgTGTTTAGCCACTGCAAACAGCATTGCCGATCCAATCATCTATGTGCTGGTTAgtgaaaatgtcagaaaagatttttatagGAGTCTGAGAAGATGGAGACTGAACTCATCCAGGCTGAATTCATCCATTAATTACAAGAGTGACAGTATAAAATGTAGAATGTCAAAAGAATCACCAGAAGGAGGgttaagagaagaaaataaagaaaggcCAGCTTCATCTGACATTCAAAAGACCTGTAATAGTGGCAAAGACCAAGAAGATGGCAGGTAG
- the GPR132 gene encoding probable G-protein coupled receptor 132 isoform X1, which translates to MENCTDANNNSACEGIPYKDSKTLLVAVYSIVFAIGLPANCLTSLLTFVQIQRNKVIAIYIFSLSLCELMYLSTLPLWIIYVQDEHQWNMGVKACRITGFIFFCNIYISILLLCCISVDRYVALVYALESRGRRGQKKATIIVCILFAVVAIIHTPVFYMEDYSQYSNKKTCFETLPLDIKLASFSFARFLFGFAIPFTILIFTNYKIFQSTKTSSSLTCRQKAKVKYLAIAIIVIFLICFAPYHVVLLIRSIYFMFHQNCSCPFEKDVYSIFTVFLCLATANSIADPIIYVLVSENVRKDFYRSLRRWRLNSSRLNSSINYKSDSIKCRMSKESPEGGLREENKERPASSDIQKTCNSGKDQEDGR; encoded by the coding sequence atGGAAAATTGTACAGACGCAAATAATAACTCTGCTTGCGAAGGAATTCCCTACAAAGACAGCAAGACACTTCTGGTTGCAGTTTACAGCATCGTTTTTGCCATAGGCCTTCCAGCAAATTGCTTAACTTCCCTGCTTACATTTGTACAAATCCAAAGGAATAAAGTAATTGCCATCTACATTTTCAGTTTATCATTGTGTGAGCTGATGTATTTAAGTACCTTGCCTCTCTGGATTATCTACGTGCAAGATGAGCACCAGTGGAATATGGGTGTAAAGGCTTGCAGAATAACAGGATTCATCTTCTTCTGCAACATATACATCAGCATTCTGcttttgtgctgcatttctgtGGATCGTTACGTGGCACTGGTGTATGCTCTGGAATCAAGGGGGAGAAGAGGACAGAAGAAGGCAACCATAATAGTGTGTATTCTCTTCGCTGTGGTTGCAATAATCCACACTCCAGTATTTTACATGGAAGATTACTCACAATACAGTAATAAGAAAACCTGCTTTGAGACTTTGCCCCTTGACATAAAATTGGCTTCTTTCAGCTTTGCTAGATTCCTATTTGGATTTGCCATACCTTTCACAATCCTCATTTTCACAAActacaaaattttccaaagtaCAAAAACGAGCAGCAGCTTGACTTGTCGCCAAAAAGCCAAAGTGAAGTACCTGGCTATCGCCATTATTGTCATTTTCCTGATCTGTTTTGCTCCCTACCATGTGGTACTCTTAATAAGATCCATATACTTTATGTTTCATCAAAATTGCTCATGTCCATTTGAAAAAGATGTATATTCAatttttacagtgtttctgTGTTTAGCCACTGCAAACAGCATTGCCGATCCAATCATCTATGTGCTGGTTAgtgaaaatgtcagaaaagatttttatagGAGTCTGAGAAGATGGAGACTGAACTCATCCAGGCTGAATTCATCCATTAATTACAAGAGTGACAGTATAAAATGTAGAATGTCAAAAGAATCACCAGAAGGAGGgttaagagaagaaaataaagaaaggcCAGCTTCATCTGACATTCAAAAGACCTGTAATAGTGGCAAAGACCAAGAAGATGGCAGGTAG